A genomic segment from Torulaspora delbrueckii CBS 1146 chromosome 3, complete genome encodes:
- the BMT6 gene encoding 25S rRNA (uracil2843-N3)-methyltransferase (similar to Saccharomyces cerevisiae YLR063W; ancestral locus Anc_8.30) produces MGSEEKSEQLKIYHEITLPPQEIVDLFKVTFDNELYGAEGIDELQSQIQKVKSDLYNRDYIAAFGNDAKRTAYCCRWSPSRATAYASLFAHLQECAQVIRCKESDQNVLCIGGGAGGELVALASLFTPTREFITKYSTSKQPTTTKNSLNVHLVDISDWSAVVNRLQSTISGKWLYADESKYFKVHSSNRDILTMSEDDLSLSNLDLITLLFTTNELFSENKQQSIRLLQKFNQFCKKGCLLLIAESAGSYSHITVGTKKFPIQFLIDTVLMGKRGQDESGAWQLVNQSDSTWYRCDPRLDYPMKVENTRIFYRLYRKI; encoded by the coding sequence ATGGGTTCAGAAGAGAAATCAGAACAGTTGAAAATTTACCATGAAATTACCTTACCTCCACAAGAGATAGTTGATTTGTTTAAAGTTACGTTCGACAATGAACTGTATGGTGCAGAAGGGATCGATGAGTTGCAATCGCAGATTCAGAAAGTGAAATCCGATCTTTACAACAGAGACTATATAGCTGCCTTCGGCAACGATGCTAAAAGAACGGCTTATTGTTGCAGATGGTCTCCATCTCGTGCAACAGCCTATGCTTCATTATTTGCCCATTTACAAGAGTGTGCCCAAGTCATAAGATGCAAGGAATCTGATCAAAACGTGCTGTGTATTGGAGGAGGAGCTGGAGGTGAATTGGTCGCACTGGCAAGTTTATTCACACCAACCAGAGAGTTTATCACCAAGTATTCCACTTCTAAACAGCCAACGACAACGAAAAATTCGCTGAATGTTCATCTAGTAGACATAAGCGATTGGTCCGCTGTGGTCAACAGGTTACAAAGTACGATTTCAGGCAAATGGCTCTACGCAGAtgaatcaaaatatttcaaagttcaTTCCAGTAATCGTGATATCCTCACCATGAGCGAAGACGACTTGTCGCTCTCCAACCTAGATCTTATCACACTTTTATTCACCACCAATGAGCTTTTTTCAGAGAACAAGCAGCAAAGCATAAGACTCCTACAAAAATTCAACCAATTCTGTAAAAAGGGATGCCTCTTACTGATAGCAGAGAGTGCAGGAAGTTATTCTCATATAACGGTCGGTACCAAGAAGTTTCCgatccaattcttgattgataCCGTTTTAATGGGTAAAAGAGGACAGGATGAATCTGGAGCCTGGCAATTGGTTAACCAAAGCGATAGCACTTGGTACAGATGCGATCCTAGGTTAGACTACCCTATGAAGGTGGAAAACACTAGGATATTTTATAGGCTTTATAGAaagatctga
- the MOB2 gene encoding Mob2p (similar to Saccharomyces cerevisiae MOB2 (YFL034C-B); ancestral locus Anc_8.29), which translates to MSFFNFKGFGRNSKKNKIQQHALGSSPAPPVNNVYSSSHNSGSKLSLTKNQSPSRYSQASFPSLQQQHTQQSSSATEQSPERNDSQQIMFLSEPFVRTALVKGSFKTIVQLPKYVDIGEWVALNVFEFFTNLNQFYGVIAEYVTPDAYPTMNAGPHTDYLWLDANSRQVSLPASQYIDLALTWINNKVNDKNLFPTKNGIPFPQVFFKDVQRIMVQMFRIFAHTYHHHFDKIVHLSLEAHWNSFFAHFVSFSKEFNVIERKEMYPLLPLIESLEAQGKII; encoded by the exons ATGTCGTTCTTTAACTTTAA AGGATTTGGTagaaattcaaagaagaataagatCCAACAGCATGCCCTGGGGAGTTCTCCCGCTCCGCCTGTAAACAACGTTTACTCCAGCTCTCATAATAGTGGATCAAAACTGTCTTTAACGAAAAATCAGTCGCCTTCGAGATATTCCCAGGCAAGTTTCCCATCacttcaacaacagcatACCCAGCAATCTAGTTCAGCAACTGAACAGTCTCCGGAGAGAAACGATTCTCAGCAAATTATGTTCTTAAGCGAACCGTTCGTAAGGACGGCGTTGGTCAAAGGCTCCTTTAAGACAATTGTTCAACTACCCAAGTATGTGGATATTGGGGAATGGGTAGCCCTTAACgtctttgaatttttcacgAACTTAAACCAGTTTTACGGGGTGATAGCTGAGTATGTGACTCCCGACGCATATCCAACTATGAACGCGGGACCTCACACTGATTATTTGTGGTTAGATGCAAATAGCAGACAGGTTTCTCTGCCGGCTAGTCAATATATTGACCTAGCACTGACGTGGATCAATAATAAAGTCAATGACAAAAATCTGTTCCCAACAAAAAATGGCATACCGTTTCCTCAAGTCTTCTTTAAAGATGTTCAAAGGATAATGGTTCAAATGTTCAGAATATTCGCACATACAtaccatcatcattttgaCAAGATTGTTCATCTATCGCTGGAAGCCCACTGGAACTCGTTCTTTGCACATTTCGTAAGTTTCTCGAAAGAGTTTAACGTCATAGAGAGGAAAGAAATGTATCCTTTACTACCGTTGATCGAAAGTTTAGAAGCTCAGGGAAAGATAATTTAG
- the MIL1 gene encoding Mil1p (similar to Saccharomyces cerevisiae YFL034W; ancestral locus Anc_8.32), whose product MSDSDEDLGIALKGLKLSAKHVQNKAKDKNVNECDKVDPAPEAMDGPEETKEASEGMKLPEEVVSDVDSDSDEDSWRNMEAIASFNVYNDKGELELKTYQAQAAQTASKEALSGTAGSNGTARSVTFGYTKIAAEEQAQRTSRSNRKTDFLFDHKRLKRLNGSNSSTTGLTEPQTPSDTELHQDSYDEYEEGVEPMNDLNADNQLNVTKNLLDEMEKFAYVAAVNVLANQMCTELATTCLCVDIKSHKKLAQRLNFAQKDSANWKTHVLNSLYDHLQLSPEEVQMIEKLSMHGVHLEDLCKCLKTTQDIENPFEGVNESKQSLESGKEDSKDAEAESVGSHTSKDRSSIDLTTEEEETSKAPKQVIAPENLKEQGQIKIDVAWTIICDLFLVLLHDAVYDARSRTLLMRFAKVLNIENLEICEFERRVTDSLDMEQSTENQEWNEIDHMKSRRKKRKRKKLCYVGLAMVGGSLILGLSGGLLAPVIGAGIAAGLSTIGIGGATGFLTGAGGTAVVAVASTAIGGNIGAKGMGRRMGSVRTFEFRPLHNNRRVNLIISVSGWMIGNEDDVRLPYSTVDPVEGDLYALHWEPEMLKSIGQTIGIVANEIFTQALQQILGATILTAFISAIQWPMGLSKLGYILDNPWSVSLDRAWAAGLILADTLMSRNLGQRPITLMGFSLGSRVIFSCLVELSRKKALGLVENVYIFGTPVVKKKEHLIMARSAVSGRFVNAFSGRDWMLAYLFRAAAGGFNKVMGIAPIEGIESIENYDCTDIVDGHLAYRKNMPKLLKRLGVEVVSEEFVEIEETVDPEQLHRKRQMVQDVDAAQKKLQEKKHHSGWMPKWLKPKKSKWRTMVEDAVEEGTQVEVPDAPDVLHTEEVKPKKKDNALVDNGALMRELQKIKAAIREEQLQQERASAVADNVDAKKTTLGADTNVQKEVSPPKTPLTTPQSPNNFQLLSAGRPIILEDDDFGKQKKDLTFSFSDDF is encoded by the coding sequence ATGTCCGATTCAGACGAAGATTTGGGGATTGCATTGAAGGGATTGAAGTTGTCGGCAAAACATGTGCAGAATAAAGCCAAAGATAAAAACGTGAATGAGTGTGATAAGGTAGATCCAGCTCCAGAAGCTATGGATGGGCCAGAGGAAACGAAGGAAGCTTCAGAAGGTATGAAATTGCCCGAAGAAGTGGTTTCTGATGTGGATTCAGACTCTGATGAGGATAGTTGGAGGAACATGGAAGCTattgcttctttcaatgttTATAACGATAAGGGAGAGCTCGAATTGAAAACTTATCAGGCGCAGGCAGCCCAAACAGCATCAAAGGAAGCTTTAAGTGGTACTGCAGGCAGTAATGGAACTGCAAGGAGTGTTACTTTTGGTTATACAAAGATTGCCGCGGAAGAGCAGGCTCAGAGGACGAGTAGGTCGAATAGAAAGACAGATTTTTTGTTCGATcacaagagattgaaacGTTTGAATGGTTCGAATTCATCAACGACAGGCCTAACAGAACCACAAACACCTTCTGATACTGAGTTGCATCAAGATTCTTACGATGAGTATGAAGAAGGTGTAGAGCCTATGAATGATTTAAATGCGGATAATCAACTCAATGTCACCAAGAATTTATTAGACGAAATGGAGAAGTTTGCATACGTGGCTGCCGTAAACGTGTTGGCTAATCAGATGTGTACAGAGCTCGCCACTACATGTCTTTGCGTTGATATAAAATCTCACAAGAAGCTTGCACAGAGACTTAATTTTGCTCAAAAGGACTCAGCGAATTGGAAGACGCATGTGTTGAACAGTCTTTATGACCATTTGCAATTGTCTCCAGAGGAAGTGCAGATGATTGAGAAACTGTCAATGCATGGTGTACACTTGGAAGATTTGTGCAAATGTTTGAAGACAACACAGGACATTGAGAATCCATTCGAGGGAGTAAACGAGAGTAAGCAGAGCCTGGaaagtggaaaagaagaCTCAAAGGACGCGGAGGCTGAATCTGTAGGAAGTCACACTTCAAAGGATAGGAGCAGCATCGATCTTACTactgaggaagaagagactaGTAAGGCTCCAAAGCAGGTTATTGCTCCAGAGAATTTAAAGGAACAAGGTCAAATAAAAATCGACGTAGCGTGGACTATAATCTGTGATTTATTCCTAGTACTACTGCATGATGCAGTGTATGATGCACGATCAAGAACTCTTCTAATGCGGTTTGCCAAAGTTCTCAATATTGAAAACTTAGAAATTTGTgagtttgaaagaagagTCACAGATTCTCTCGACATGGAGCAATCGACTGAGAATCAAGAATGGAACGAGATAGATCACATGAAAAGTAGACggaaaaagagaaagagaaagaagctgtGTTACGTGGGACTCGCAATGGTAGGCGGTTCTTTAATTCTAGGTCTGAGTGGTGGATTGTTGGCACCTGTAATTGGTGCCGGTATAGCTGCAGGTTTATCAACAATAGGAATAGGTGGAGCTACGGGCTTCCTGACTGGTGCGGGAGGAACAGCCGTAGTAGCGGTCGCAAGTACTGCTATTGGTGGAAATATTGGTGCCAAAGGTATGGGGCGAAGAATGGGGAGCGTCCGAACGTTTGAGTTTCGTCCTTTGCATAATAACAGGCGAGTCAATCTAATAATTAGTGTTTCTGGTTGGATGATCGGTAACGAGGATGATGTCCGTTTACCATACTCTACAGTGGACCCTGTAGAGGGAGATCTATATGCTTTGCATTGGGAACCAGAAATGCTGAAATCCATCGGTCAGACCATTGGTATTGTGGCTAATGAGATCTTTACTCAAGCGCTTCAACAGATCTTAGGTGCCACGATCCTAACTGCATTCATATCGGCTATTCAATGGCCAATGGGGTTATCGAAACTTGGTTATATTCTAGATAATCCATGGAGTGTGTCATTGGATAGGGCATGGGCAGCAGGGCTCATCTTGGCTGACACATTAATGTCCAGGAATTTGGGCCAAAGGCCTATCACACTGATGGGCTTCTCCTTGGGCTCCAGAGTTATTTTCTCGTGCCTTGTTGAGTTAAGTCGTAAGAAAGCCCTAGGCTTGGTCGAAAATGTGTACATATTTGGTACACCTgtggtcaagaagaaagagcatTTGATAATGGCACGGTCTGCTGTTAGTGGAAGATTCGTCAATGCATTCTcaggaagagattggaTGCTCGCATATTTATTCCGAGCCGCTGCTGGAGGTTTTAACAAGGTCATGGGGATCGCACCCATTGAAGGCATAGAGAGCATCGAGAATTATGACTGCACCGATATTGTCGACGGTCATCTGGCATACCGTAAGAACATGCCTAAATTGCTTAAGAGATTAGGCGTAGAAGTCGTTAGCGAAGAATTCGTGGAAATAGAGGAAACTGTAGATCCAGAGCAGTTACACCGCAAGAGGCAAATGGTTCAAGATGTAGACGCAGCTCAAAAAAAGTTGCAAGAAAAGAAGCACCACAGTGGTTGGATGCCGAAGTGGTTGAAACCcaagaaatcgaaatgGCGTACAATGGTTGAGGATGCAGTGGAAGAAGGAACACAGGTTGAAGTGCCGGATGCGCCGGATGTGTTACATACTGAAGAGGTCAAGCCCAAGAAAAAGGACAATGCTCTAGTCGATAATGGAGCATTAATGCGCgaacttcaaaagatcaaagcgGCAATACGCGAGGAGCAGCTGCAACAAGAGCGAGCAAGTGCTGTTGCTGATAACGTGGATGCCAAAAAAACAACTCTTGGAGCCGATACCAATGTCCAAAAAGAAGTGTCACCGCCGAAGACACCTCTCACCACTCCTCAAAGCCCTAACAACTTCCAGCTTTTGAGTGCTGGTAGACCAATCATTCTTGAGGATGACGACTTTGGCAAGCAAAAAAAGGATTTAACCTTTTCATTTTCAGATGACTTCTGA
- the TDEL0C00560 gene encoding 60S ribosomal protein eL22 (similar to Saccharomyces cerevisiae RPL22B (YFL034C-A) and RPL22A (YLR061W); ancestral locus Anc_8.31) has product MAPNTSRKQKITKTFTVDVSSPVENGVFDPASYAKYLIDHIKVDGAIGNLGNDVTVEENGNVVTIVSTTKFSGKYLKYLTKKYLKKNQLRDWIRFVSSKTNQYKLAFYQVTPEDEEDEE; this is encoded by the exons ATGGCTCCAAAC ACTTCCAGAAAGCAAAAGATCACCAAGACTTTCACCGTCGATGTCTCTTCTCCAGTTGAGAACGGTGTCTTTGACCCAGCTTCTTACGCTAAGTACTTGATCGATCACATCAAGGTCGATGGTGCCATTGGTAACTTGGGTAACGATGTTACCGTTGAAGAGAATGGTAACGTTGTCACCATTGTCTCCACCACCAAGTTCTCTGGTAAGTACCTAAAGTACCTAACCAAGAagtacttgaagaagaaccaattgagAGACTGGATCAGATTCGTCTCCTCCAAGACTAACCAATACAAATTGGCCTTCTACCAAGTCACTCCAGAGGAcgaagaggatgaggaaTAA
- the RPO41 gene encoding DNA-directed RNA polymerase (similar to Saccharomyces cerevisiae RPO41 (YFL036W); ancestral locus Anc_8.28), producing the protein MLRPFTRSTCRVAAIQRRFISSKGSKLLKPATELHTSLASNQALAGVNGGLGFLKSSQVSMSPGFDPYDMSHASAVKSMTQSRDVMQLWSLLEACLYSKYMNRAFAILQSLYMVSSHRPYFIDDYNMYLASYVQNGFAHSIADLDRKLSTDLQEKFPACEYDDKTLAIMIHNALRSGESSDTVGNSIHTYLRMNMKGVKSIMSHVDILTVSDYKALLEEFDVIKVYEVPETVRSLVEKEVTQGATDTELVVESDHSISTEQEPTSASTESQLAESIKPRSALESTNSESWLSLDETVKPLEKDAAKLTAVDTLGMRVVRHTLLGLNLNEQQRQNIAQFHFKADENLLNLDQKKSIDFFEVYRSLKSDAERSEFEKSLDQFNQERQRALESRATDAAKERWKHDFEEARARGDISIEKRLNVKLWKWYNAMLPLLKEEVKFCSEVMSGKPPSRRLSSGEIKQNKTRQDYGAYLSLVDPEKMCVITILELLKLNSTGGVIEGMRTARAVIAVGKAIEMEFRSEQLLKSELQIFKDVNRKSHEFKKYVQRAKNSFRSIKIEESKVVWPQAARAKIGSIMISMLIHVAKVDLEGIDPVTKQKVHGEAPAFSHGYQYHNGSKLGVLKIHRSLIHQLNGERLVASVQPQLLPMLVKPRPWKSWNSGGYYYTQSSLIRSKDSPEQMAYLKAVSNAGAIDTVYQGLNVLGETAWTVNRRVFDVMSEVWNSGKDFLEIPGIQEKLDLLPAPPRESDPSVHREWKLKNKEIANKFSSNRSVRCDSNYKLEIARAFLGEKFYFPHNLDFRGRAYPLSPHFNHLGNDMSRGLLIFWKGKRLGPRGLKWLKVHLSNLFGFDKAPLADRIAYAEAHLKDVKRSAEDPLAGDGWWMKADKPWQALATCIEINEAYKLPNPEDFISHQPVHQDGTCNGLQHYAALGGDIEGATQVNLVPNDRPQDVYAHVAKLVQARLEAAAAKGDEQAETLKDKITRKVVKQTVMTNVYGVTYVGATFQIEKQLSHIFDDRTYSLELSKYLTKHVFAAVRELFHGAHLIQDWLGECAKRISKSIRLDVDEKSFKNGNKPDFMSSVIWTTPLGLPIVQPYREASKKQVTTNLQTVFISDPFSVNPVNARRQKAGFPPNFIHSLDASHMLLSAAACGEEGLDFASVHDSYWTHACDVDQMNSCLREQFIKLHEVDLIERLKNEFDERYKNYVQIAKIDKQSELAKKIIAIRSNLSVKLGKPATLADEIYMEKRRTQLLESEDPEEQEIGRNMETTVSVTELIDNLEELEVKKTGTTTLMILVPMRLPQIPPKGNFDVQDLRNSKYFFS; encoded by the coding sequence ATGTTGCGACCATTTACGCGATCTACATGCAGAGTAGCAGCGATTCAAAGACGGTTTATCTCATCTAAGGGCTCCAAGCTCTTGAAGCCCGCCACAGAGCTACATACCTCATTAGCCTCTAACCAGGCACTTGCCGGGGTCAACGGAGGACTTGGCTTTCTGAAATCTTCGCAAGTGAGCATGTCACCGGGATTTGATCCTTATGATATGTCACATGCATCCGCTGTCAAGAGTATGACTCAGTCCCGAGACGTTATGCAATTGTGGTCTTTACTGGAAGCTTGCCTGTATTCCAAATATATGAATAGAGCTTTTGCGATCTTGCAATCGCTCTATATGGTTAGCTCGCATAGACCttatttcatcgatgactATAACATGTATTTGGCAAGCTATGTACAAAACGGATTTGCACACTCGATCGCAGACCTCGATCGAAAACTATCGACCGATTTACAGGAGAAGTTCCCTGCTTGTGAGTACGATGACAAGACGCTAGCTATTATGATCCACAATGCCCTGCGGTCCGGTGAGAGCAGTGATACGGTTGGAAATAGCATCCACACTTACTTGAGGATGAACATGAAAGGTGTTAAAAGCATTATGTCCCatgttgatattttgacTGTGAGCGACTATAAAGCACTTTTAGAGGAATTTGATGTGATAAAAGTATATGAGGTCCCAGAGACAGTGAGGTCGCTAGTGGAAAAAGAAGTTACCCAGGGCGCTACAGATACAGAGTTGGTTGTCGAATCAGATCATAGCATTTCCACAGAACAGGAGCCCACTTCTGCATCCACCGAAAGCCAGCTTGCTGAGTCAATCAAGCCTCGCAGTGCGCTTGAAAGTACGAATAGTGAGTCATGGCTGAGCTTAGACGAGACCGTCAAACCTTTGGAAAAGGATGCGGCTAAGTTGACTGCTGTGGATACCCTCGGGATGAGAGTAGTGCGGCATACGTTGCTGGGGCTTAACTTAAACGAACAGCAGAGACAAAATATTGCACAGTTTCATTTTAAAGCAGACGAGAATCTGCTGAATTTggatcagaagaagagcatAGATTTTTTCGAAGTGTACCGCTCGCTCAAGAGTGATGCAGAGAGGTCAGAATTTGAGAAGAGCCTAGATCAATTCAATCAGGAAAGACAGAGAGCTTTAGAAAGCCGTGCCACAGATGCTGCAAAGGAGCGTTGGAAGCatgatttcgaagaagctAGAGCAAGAGGTGACATTTCCATAGAAAAACGATTGAATGTCAAACTATGGAAATGGTATAATGCAATGTTGCCACTACTCAAGGAAGAAGTAAAGTTTTGTTCCGAAGTAATGTCAGGAAAACCTCCGTCAAGACGTCTCAGCTCAGGGGAGATCAAGCAAAATAAGACAAGACAAGACTATGGCGCTTACCTGTCATTAGTTGACCCAGAAAAGATGTGTGTAATCACTATACTGGAATTACTGAAACTCAACTCAACTGGCGGTGTCATCGAGGGTATGAGGACGGCTAGAGCAGTTATCGCAGTAGGTAAGGCTATAGAAATGGAATTTCGCTCTGAacagttgttgaagagtgagcttcaaattttcaaagacgtCAACAGAAAATCGCAcgagttcaagaaatatgTCCAAAGGGCAAAGAATAGTTTCAGATCAAttaaaattgaagaatcaAAAGTGGTTTGGCCGCAGGCTGCTCGAGCCAAGATTGGATCCATAATGATCTCCATGCTAATTCATGTTGCAAaagttgatcttgaagGGATAGACCCTGTCACAAAGCAAAAGGTGCATGGTGAAGCACCTGCCTTTTCTCACGGTTATCAATATCACAACGGGTCTAAGTTGGGTGTGCTTAAGATTCATAGATCTCTAATTCATCAATTAAATGGAGAAAGATTAGTCGCTTCAGTACAGCCCCAACTATTACCTATGTTGGTTAAACCAAGACCATGGAAGAGCTGGAACTCGGGAGGCTATTACTATACTCaatcatctttgattaGATCGAAGGACTCTCCAGAACAGATGGCGTATTTGAAGGCTGTTTCAAATGCCGGTGCCATTGATACAGTTTATCAAGGTTTGAACGTTCTGGGGGAAACAGCATGGACTGTTAACAGGAGGGTATTTGACGTCATGTCTGAAGTTTGGAATAGTGGGAaggatttcttggaaattcCAGGAATTCAGGAGAAACTGGATCTCCTACCTGCTCCACCTAGAGAGTCCGATCCATCTGTACACAGAGAATGGAAACTCAAGAATAAAGAGATAGCTAACAAGTTCTCCAGTAACAGATCAGTCAGATGTGACTCCAATTACAAGTTGGAAATTGCTAGAGCGTTCTTGGGCGAGAAATTTTATTTCCCACATAATTTAGACTTCCGTGGGCGTGCATACCCATTGTCTCCTCATTTCAATCATTTAGGTAACGATATGAGCAGAGGATTACTAATCTTTTGGAAGGGAAAAAGGTTGGGACCAAGAGGCTTAAAGTGGCTAAAAGTACATCTGTCCAACTTATTCGGTTTTGACAAAGCACCTTTAGCAGATCGTATTGCGTATGCGGAGGCCCATCTAAAGGATGTCAAACGCAGCGCTGAGGACCCTCTAGCTGGTGATGGATGGTGGATGAAAGCCGATAAACCATGGCAAGCACTGGCAACCTGCATCGAAATAAATGAAGCTTATAAGTTGCCCAATCCCGAAGATTTTATCTCCCATCAGCCCGTTCATCAGGATGGTACGTGCAATGGTTTACAACATTATGCTGCTCTTGGTGGTGACATCGAAGGTGCCACTCAAGTCAATTTGGTCCCCAACGACAGACCACAGGACGTTTACGCGCATGTCGCAAAATTAGTTCAAGCAAGACTGGAAGCAGCTGCTGCTAAAGGCGACGAACAAGccgaaactttgaaagataaaaTTACTAGAAAGGTTGTCAAGCAAACCGTTATGACGAATGTCTACGGTGTTACTTATGTTGGTGCAACATTCCAAATCGAAAAGCAACTTTCAcacatttttgatgatcGGACATACTCATTAGAGCTTTCGAAGTACTTAACTAAACATGTGTTTGCTGCAGTCCGTGAGTTGTTCCATGGTGCACATTTGATCCAGGATTGGCTAGGTGAGTGTGCGAAGAGAATATCAAAATCGATCAGATTAGATGTggatgaaaaatctttcaaaaatggtaaCAAACCTGATTTCATGTCATCTGTTATTTGGACAACTCCATTGGGGCTTCCAATCGTACAGCCTTATCGGGAAGCTAGTAAGAAACAAGTGACAACTAATCTTCAAACAGTCTTCATCAGCGACCCCTTCTCTGTGAATCCAGTAAACGCTAGAAGGCAGAAGGCTGGTTTCCCACCAAACTTCATCCATTCCTTGGACGCTTCTCACATGCTGTTGTCTGCAGCGGCTTGCGGAGAAGAAGGTCTAGACTTTGCATCTGTCCACGATTCCTACTGGACTCACGCTTGTGACGTTGACCAAATGAATTCATGTTTGAGAGAACAATTCATCAAGCTTCACGAGGTTGATCTGAtagaaagattgaagaatgaattCGATGAACGTTACAAAAATTATGTTCAAATCGCCAAGATTGATAAGCAATCCGAACTGGCAAAAAAGATTATCGCAATAAGATCAAACTTATCCGTTAAGCTAGGCAAGCCAGCAACTCTCGCAGATGAGATTTACATGGAAAAGAGGAGGACTCAGTTACTGGAATCTGAGGATCCcgaagaacaagagatcGGTAGAAACATGGAAACCACAGTCTCCGTGACTGAATTGATAGACAACCtagaagaattggaagtCAAGAAGACTGGCACCACCACATTAATGATCTTGGTACCAATGAGACTACCACAAATTCCTCCCAAGGGGAATTTTGACGTTCaagatttgagaaacagtAAATACTTTTTCTCTTAG